A stretch of Geotrypetes seraphini chromosome 2, aGeoSer1.1, whole genome shotgun sequence DNA encodes these proteins:
- the LOC117355240 gene encoding zinc finger protein 850-like isoform X2, whose translation MQLKFEDVAVSFSQEEWEYLDEGQKELYREVMKENYETLVSLGSVRISPDLFSWIKQDGEPNIQNPQESGEREVRCSFTGLKCLQRILESERPFTSPECGKSFTLQSNLRRHQRNHTGKKQYPCTVKMHKRIHSGEKQYTCSEGGKTFNHESRKQKIHTTEKLYTCLECGKVFNRQSNLNLHKRIQTGEKPFTCSECGRSFSRQSRLKVHERIHTGEKLYTCLEGGKSFNHESRKQKIHTTEKLYTCLECGKDFNRQSNLNRHKRIHSGEKRYACYECRKKFREQSTLRHHERIHTGEKPYTCSKCGKSFTSQSYLNLHKRIHTGDKPYTCPECGKNFNRQSNLNRHKRIHTGEKPYTCFECGKRFKQQSSLRNHEKIHTGEKLYTCPECGKSFSRQSLLRTHERIHIGEKPYTHSEYGKRHSQSSMLEIDQRIHTGEKPFTCPERVNWQLNLNLHKKIHNGYKPYTCLECGKCFTWKSNLNLHKRIHTGEKTFTCSECGRSFNRQSNLNRHKRIHTGEKLYTCPEGGKSFNHESRKQKIHTTEKLYTCLECGKNFNRQSNLNRHKRIHSGEKPYACYECRKRFREQSTLQHHERIHTGEKPYTCSKCSKSFTSQSYLNLHKKIHTGDKPYTCYECGKRFKEQSCLRNHERIHTGEKPYTCPECGKNFNRQSNLNRHKRIHTGEKPYTCYECGKRFKQQSSLRNHEKIHTGEKLYTCPECGKSFTCQSYLNFHKRIHTGDKPYTCYECGKRFKQQSSLRNHERIHTGEKPYTCPECGKNFNRQSNLNLHKSVHTGEKPYICSKCGKTFRLKATLRNHEIIHIGEKPFTYSE comes from the exons ATGCAGCTGAAGTTTGAGGACGtggctgtctctttctcccaggaggagtgggaatatttagatgaagggcagaaggagctttacagggaggtgatgaaggagaattatgagacCCTGGTCTCCCTAG GCTCTGTAAGGATAAGTCCTGATCTGTTCTCGTGGATTAAACAAGATGGAGAGCCAAATATCCAGAATCCCCAGGAGTCAGGAGAGAGAGAAGTTAGATGTTCATTCACAG GTTTAAAATGTCTTCAGAGGATCCTTGAGAGTGAGAGGCCATTTACAagtccagaatgtggtaaaagctttactcTGCAATCAAATTTAAGACGACATCAGAGGAATCATACCGGAAAGAAACAGTATCCATGTACAgtaaaaatgcacaagaggattcatagtGGAGAGAAACAGTATACATGTTCAGAAGGTGGCAAAACTTTTAATCACGAATCAAGAAAACAGAAGATTCATACCACAGAGAAACTGTATACATGTCTAGAATGTGGTAAAGTCTTTAATCGTCAATCGAATTTAAACCTTCACAAGAGGATTCagactggagagaaaccatttacttgttcagaatgtgggagaAGCTTTAGTCGGCAATCACGTTTAAAAgtacatgagaggattcatactggagagaaattGTATACATGTCTAGAAGGTGGCAAAAGTTTTAATCACGAATCAAGAAAACAGAAGATTCATACCACAGAGAAACTGTATACATGTCTAGAATGTGGTAAAGACTTTAATCGGCAATCAAATTTAAACcgtcacaagaggattcatagtGGAGAGAAACGATATGCCTGTTACGAATGTAGGAAAAAGTTTAGAGAACAGTCAACTTTACGACatcatgagaggattcatactggagagaaaccatatacctgttcaaaatgtggtaaaagctttacttCCCAATCATATTTAAACCTTcataagaggattcatactggagataaaccatatacatgtccagaatgtggtaaaaactttAATCGGCAATCAAATTTAAACcgtcacaagaggattcatactggagagaaaccatatacctgttttgAATGTGGGAAAAGATTTAAACAGCAGTCATCTTTAAGAAATCATGAgaagattcatactggagagaaactatatacatgtccagaatgtggtaaaagctttagtcgGCAATCACTTTTAAGAacacatgagaggattcatatcggagagaaaccatatacccaTTCAGAATATGGGAAAAGACATAGTCAATCCTCAATGTTAGAAATAGAtcagaggattcatactggagaaaaaccatttacatgtccAGAACGTGTTAATTGGCAATTGAATTTAAACCTTCACAAGAAGATTCATAATGGATATAAACCATATACATGTTTAGAATGTGGGAAATGCTTTACTTGGAAATCAAATTTAAACCtccacaagaggattcatactggagaaaaaacATTTacttgttcagaatgtgggagaAGCTTTAATCGGCAATCAAATTTAAACcgtcacaagaggattcatactggagagaaattGTATACATGTCCAGAAGGTGGCAAAAGTTTTAACCATGAATCAAGAAAACAGAAGATTCATACCACAGAGAAACTGTATACATGTCTAGAATGTGGAAAAAACTTTAATCGGCAATCAAATTTAAATcgtcacaagaggattcatagtggagagaaaccatatgcCTGTTACGAATGTAGGAAAAGGTTTAGAGAGCAGTCAACTTTACAACatcatgagaggattcatactggagagaaaccatatacctgttcaaaatgtagtaaaagcttTACTTCCCAATCATATTTAAACCTTCATAAAAAGATTCATACTGGAGATAAACCATATACCTGTTATGAATGTGGGAAAAGGTTTAAAGAGCAGTCATGTTTAAGAAatcatgagaggattcatactggagaaaaaccatatacatgtccagaatgtggAAAAAACTTTAATCGGCAATCAAATTTAAACcgtcacaagaggattcatactggagagaaaccatatacctgttacGAATGTGGGAAAAGATTTAAACAGCAGTCATCTTTAAGAAATCATGAgaagattcatactggagagaaactgtatacatgtccagaatgtgggaaaagctttacttGCCAATCATATTTAAACTTTcataagaggattcatactggagataaACCATATACCTGTTACGAATGTGGGAAAAGATTTAAACAGCAGTCATCTTTAAGAAatcatgagaggattcatactggagaaaaaccatatacatgtccagaatgtggtaaaaactttAATCGGCAATCAAATTTAAACCTTCACAAGAGtgttcatactggagagaaaccatatatctGTTCCAAATGTGGGAAAACGTTTAGACTAAAGGCAACTTTAAGAAATCATGAGATAATTCATATTGGAGAGAAACCGTTTACCTATTCAGAATAA
- the LOC117355240 gene encoding zinc finger protein 850-like isoform X1: MAAGASAQMQLKFEDVAVSFSQEEWEYLDEGQKELYREVMKENYETLVSLGSVRISPDLFSWIKQDGEPNIQNPQESGEREVRCSFTGLKCLQRILESERPFTSPECGKSFTLQSNLRRHQRNHTGKKQYPCTVKMHKRIHSGEKQYTCSEGGKTFNHESRKQKIHTTEKLYTCLECGKVFNRQSNLNLHKRIQTGEKPFTCSECGRSFSRQSRLKVHERIHTGEKLYTCLEGGKSFNHESRKQKIHTTEKLYTCLECGKDFNRQSNLNRHKRIHSGEKRYACYECRKKFREQSTLRHHERIHTGEKPYTCSKCGKSFTSQSYLNLHKRIHTGDKPYTCPECGKNFNRQSNLNRHKRIHTGEKPYTCFECGKRFKQQSSLRNHEKIHTGEKLYTCPECGKSFSRQSLLRTHERIHIGEKPYTHSEYGKRHSQSSMLEIDQRIHTGEKPFTCPERVNWQLNLNLHKKIHNGYKPYTCLECGKCFTWKSNLNLHKRIHTGEKTFTCSECGRSFNRQSNLNRHKRIHTGEKLYTCPEGGKSFNHESRKQKIHTTEKLYTCLECGKNFNRQSNLNRHKRIHSGEKPYACYECRKRFREQSTLQHHERIHTGEKPYTCSKCSKSFTSQSYLNLHKKIHTGDKPYTCYECGKRFKEQSCLRNHERIHTGEKPYTCPECGKNFNRQSNLNRHKRIHTGEKPYTCYECGKRFKQQSSLRNHEKIHTGEKLYTCPECGKSFTCQSYLNFHKRIHTGDKPYTCYECGKRFKQQSSLRNHERIHTGEKPYTCPECGKNFNRQSNLNLHKSVHTGEKPYICSKCGKTFRLKATLRNHEIIHIGEKPFTYSE; this comes from the exons atggctgcaggagcttctgctcag ATGCAGCTGAAGTTTGAGGACGtggctgtctctttctcccaggaggagtgggaatatttagatgaagggcagaaggagctttacagggaggtgatgaaggagaattatgagacCCTGGTCTCCCTAG GCTCTGTAAGGATAAGTCCTGATCTGTTCTCGTGGATTAAACAAGATGGAGAGCCAAATATCCAGAATCCCCAGGAGTCAGGAGAGAGAGAAGTTAGATGTTCATTCACAG GTTTAAAATGTCTTCAGAGGATCCTTGAGAGTGAGAGGCCATTTACAagtccagaatgtggtaaaagctttactcTGCAATCAAATTTAAGACGACATCAGAGGAATCATACCGGAAAGAAACAGTATCCATGTACAgtaaaaatgcacaagaggattcatagtGGAGAGAAACAGTATACATGTTCAGAAGGTGGCAAAACTTTTAATCACGAATCAAGAAAACAGAAGATTCATACCACAGAGAAACTGTATACATGTCTAGAATGTGGTAAAGTCTTTAATCGTCAATCGAATTTAAACCTTCACAAGAGGATTCagactggagagaaaccatttacttgttcagaatgtgggagaAGCTTTAGTCGGCAATCACGTTTAAAAgtacatgagaggattcatactggagagaaattGTATACATGTCTAGAAGGTGGCAAAAGTTTTAATCACGAATCAAGAAAACAGAAGATTCATACCACAGAGAAACTGTATACATGTCTAGAATGTGGTAAAGACTTTAATCGGCAATCAAATTTAAACcgtcacaagaggattcatagtGGAGAGAAACGATATGCCTGTTACGAATGTAGGAAAAAGTTTAGAGAACAGTCAACTTTACGACatcatgagaggattcatactggagagaaaccatatacctgttcaaaatgtggtaaaagctttacttCCCAATCATATTTAAACCTTcataagaggattcatactggagataaaccatatacatgtccagaatgtggtaaaaactttAATCGGCAATCAAATTTAAACcgtcacaagaggattcatactggagagaaaccatatacctgttttgAATGTGGGAAAAGATTTAAACAGCAGTCATCTTTAAGAAATCATGAgaagattcatactggagagaaactatatacatgtccagaatgtggtaaaagctttagtcgGCAATCACTTTTAAGAacacatgagaggattcatatcggagagaaaccatatacccaTTCAGAATATGGGAAAAGACATAGTCAATCCTCAATGTTAGAAATAGAtcagaggattcatactggagaaaaaccatttacatgtccAGAACGTGTTAATTGGCAATTGAATTTAAACCTTCACAAGAAGATTCATAATGGATATAAACCATATACATGTTTAGAATGTGGGAAATGCTTTACTTGGAAATCAAATTTAAACCtccacaagaggattcatactggagaaaaaacATTTacttgttcagaatgtgggagaAGCTTTAATCGGCAATCAAATTTAAACcgtcacaagaggattcatactggagagaaattGTATACATGTCCAGAAGGTGGCAAAAGTTTTAACCATGAATCAAGAAAACAGAAGATTCATACCACAGAGAAACTGTATACATGTCTAGAATGTGGAAAAAACTTTAATCGGCAATCAAATTTAAATcgtcacaagaggattcatagtggagagaaaccatatgcCTGTTACGAATGTAGGAAAAGGTTTAGAGAGCAGTCAACTTTACAACatcatgagaggattcatactggagagaaaccatatacctgttcaaaatgtagtaaaagcttTACTTCCCAATCATATTTAAACCTTCATAAAAAGATTCATACTGGAGATAAACCATATACCTGTTATGAATGTGGGAAAAGGTTTAAAGAGCAGTCATGTTTAAGAAatcatgagaggattcatactggagaaaaaccatatacatgtccagaatgtggAAAAAACTTTAATCGGCAATCAAATTTAAACcgtcacaagaggattcatactggagagaaaccatatacctgttacGAATGTGGGAAAAGATTTAAACAGCAGTCATCTTTAAGAAATCATGAgaagattcatactggagagaaactgtatacatgtccagaatgtgggaaaagctttacttGCCAATCATATTTAAACTTTcataagaggattcatactggagataaACCATATACCTGTTACGAATGTGGGAAAAGATTTAAACAGCAGTCATCTTTAAGAAatcatgagaggattcatactggagaaaaaccatatacatgtccagaatgtggtaaaaactttAATCGGCAATCAAATTTAAACCTTCACAAGAGtgttcatactggagagaaaccatatatctGTTCCAAATGTGGGAAAACGTTTAGACTAAAGGCAACTTTAAGAAATCATGAGATAATTCATATTGGAGAGAAACCGTTTACCTATTCAGAATAA